Proteins from a genomic interval of Physeter macrocephalus isolate SW-GA chromosome 21, ASM283717v5, whole genome shotgun sequence:
- the LOC102975025 gene encoding 40S ribosomal protein S2-like, giving the protein MADDAGAVGGPGGPGGPGMGGRGGFCGGFGSGVRGRGRGRGRGARKGKAEDKEWLPVTKLGRLVKDMKIKSLEEIYLSSLPIKESEIIDFFLGAPLKDEVLKIMPVQKQTRAGQRTRFKAFVAIGDYNGHVGLGVKCSKEVATAIRGAKLSIVPVRPSYWGNKIGKPHTVPCKVTGRCGSVLVRLSPAPRGTGIVSAPVPKKLLMMAGIDDCYTSARGCTATLGNFAKATFEAISKTYSYLTPDLWKETVFTKSPYQEFTDHLVKTHTRVSVQSTQAPAVATT; this is encoded by the coding sequence ATGGCGGATGACGCCGGTGCTGTGGGAGGGCCCGGAGGCCCCGGGGGCCCTGGCATGGGAGGCCGTGGTGGCTTCTGCGGAGGCTTCGGCAGCGGCgtccggggccggggccggggccgaggCCGCGGAGCTCGCAAAGGCAAGGCCGAGGACAAGGAGTGGCTCCCCGTCACCAAGCTGGGCCGCTTGGTCAAGGACATGAAGATCAAGTCCCTGGAGGAGATCTATCTCTCTTCTTTGCCCATCAAGGAATCTGAGATCATTGACTTTTTCTTGGGGGCACCTCTCAAGGACGAGGTTTTGAAGATCATGCCTGTGCAAAAGCAGACCCGTGCTGGCCAGCGGACCAGATTCAAGGCGTTTGTCGCCATTGGGGATTACAACGGACACGTTGGTTTGGGTGTGAAGTGCTCTAAGGAGGTAGCCACTGCCATCCGTGGGGCCAAGCTCTCCATCGTCCCCGTGCGACCAAGCTACTGGGGGAACAAGATCGGCAAGCCCCATACCGTCCCTTGCAAGGTGACTGGCCGCTGTGGCTCTGTGCTGGTGCgcctcagccctgcccccaggggcACTGGCATCGTCTCAGCCCCTGTGCCCAAGAAGCTACTGATGATGGCTGGAATTGACGACTGCTACACCTCTGCCAGGGGCTGCACTGCCACGCTGGGCAACTTCGCCAAGGCCACTTTTGAAGCCATTTCCAAGACCTACAGTTATCTCACTCCTGATCTCTGGAAAGAGACAGTGTTCACCAAGTCTCCATACCAGGAATTCACTGACCATCTTGTAAAGACCCACACCAGAGTTTCCGTGCAGAGCACCCAGGCTCCAGCTGTAGCCACCACATAG